From the genome of Mycobacterium dioxanotrophicus, one region includes:
- a CDS encoding FAD-dependent oxidoreductase — protein sequence MAKLGEHALVLGGSISGLLAARVLSDFYDTVTVVERDELSETPNNRRGVPQGRHVHALLARGAQTVGEFFPGILDELAAAGAPVWDDGDLSRFYISYGGHLMRRIGQAPGTPADYKELALYQPSRPLLECHVRRRLQAMGNVTIRDGHDVAELTATADRSRITGARIAAHDGGDEQQVTADFVVDARGRGAPTPACLERLGYGRPAEDRIVMHTTYVSQTLRIPPGTLEEMLVIIGPVPGRPSGMFLFRYEKDVWIFTVFGMVGREPPRDLPGMLAYADEFAPPRLVAAVRAGEPIAPVVQHRLPSSQWRRYDRMQRFPAGLLVCGDAMCSFNPIYGQGMSVAAMDAVALRDALHGGTADLSRRYFRAAAKSIGVAWSLAAGSDLAFPEVEGHRTPSMRAANRFVQRVLTACETDAEVHAQFFKVTGLVDAPTRLFHPTFLYRVARANVRSHQHDSRSKQADLARVGE from the coding sequence ATGGCAAAGCTCGGCGAGCACGCACTGGTCCTCGGTGGCAGCATCAGCGGTCTGCTGGCCGCCAGGGTGCTGTCGGATTTCTACGACACGGTCACCGTCGTCGAACGCGACGAGCTGTCGGAGACACCGAACAACCGTCGAGGCGTTCCGCAGGGCCGGCATGTCCACGCCCTGCTGGCCCGCGGCGCCCAGACCGTCGGCGAGTTCTTTCCGGGCATCCTCGACGAGCTCGCGGCCGCGGGCGCGCCGGTGTGGGACGACGGCGATCTGTCGCGCTTCTACATTTCCTACGGCGGGCACCTGATGCGGCGCATCGGCCAGGCCCCGGGGACGCCGGCCGACTACAAAGAACTGGCGCTGTACCAGCCGAGCAGGCCGCTGCTGGAATGCCATGTCCGTCGTCGGCTGCAGGCCATGGGTAATGTGACGATCCGCGACGGCCACGATGTCGCCGAACTGACCGCCACAGCGGATCGGTCTCGGATCACCGGTGCCAGGATCGCGGCCCACGACGGTGGAGACGAACAGCAGGTGACCGCCGATTTCGTCGTCGACGCCCGAGGCCGCGGCGCACCCACCCCGGCCTGTCTGGAGCGGCTCGGCTACGGGCGCCCGGCCGAGGACCGCATCGTCATGCACACCACCTACGTCAGCCAGACACTGAGGATCCCGCCGGGCACTCTCGAGGAGATGCTGGTCATCATCGGTCCCGTGCCGGGCCGGCCCAGCGGGATGTTCCTGTTCCGTTACGAGAAGGACGTGTGGATCTTCACGGTGTTCGGGATGGTCGGACGCGAGCCACCCCGCGACCTGCCCGGCATGCTGGCCTACGCCGACGAGTTCGCTCCCCCGCGGCTCGTGGCTGCCGTGCGGGCCGGTGAGCCGATCGCCCCGGTGGTGCAGCATCGGCTGCCGTCCAGCCAGTGGCGGCGCTATGACAGGATGCAGCGATTCCCGGCGGGTCTGCTCGTGTGCGGCGACGCGATGTGCAGCTTCAACCCCATCTACGGGCAGGGCATGTCGGTGGCCGCGATGGACGCGGTGGCACTGCGCGACGCGTTGCATGGCGGCACCGCCGACCTATCGCGGCGCTACTTCCGGGCCGCGGCGAAATCGATCGGCGTGGCGTGGAGCCTGGCTGCGGGTTCAGATCTGGCGTTTCCGGAGGTCGAGGGGCACCGCACACCGTCGATGCGGGCGGCCAACCGGTTCGTGCAACGGGTGCTGACCGCCTGCGAGACCGACGCCGAGGTGCACGCGCAATTCTTCAAGGTCACCGGTTTGGTGGATGCGCCCACCCGCTTGTTCCACCCGACCTTCCTCTACCGGGTGGCCAGGGCCAACGTGCGCAGCCACCAACACGATTCGCGGTCGAAGCAGGCCGACCTGGCGCGGGTGGGCGAGTGA